A region of Campylobacter sp. RM16189 DNA encodes the following proteins:
- a CDS encoding substrate-binding domain-containing protein, whose product MKISKALILTSLICTVTLADQIKLAGSSTVFPFASYVAEEFAVVKNKKTPIVESIGTGGGFKVFCSSQDKNSIDIANASRPMKMSEFEECLKNGIEDISGYMIGYDGIVFAMGKQNGELNLSKEQIFLALAKEVPIDGKLVANPYKKWSDIDSSLSSKPIVIYGPPTTSGTRDSFEEQLMQKASKSFKEYGDKSGKYSQIRDDGVYIPSGENDNLIIAKLAQNKNAFGIFGYGFLAENKDKVAAVKIDGVAPNENSVSDGSYKLARSLYFYVKNQNRAKNKEINDFIDMFISEEMIGDEGVLKTIGLIPADSQTFTKMKRNAKEPIRLTKEMIKSGKVIK is encoded by the coding sequence TAAAGCTAGCCGGCAGCTCAACGGTATTTCCTTTTGCAAGTTATGTTGCGGAGGAATTTGCGGTTGTAAAAAATAAAAAGACCCCGATAGTAGAGAGTATCGGCACGGGCGGAGGCTTTAAGGTGTTTTGTTCGTCACAAGACAAAAACAGTATAGACATAGCAAACGCATCTCGTCCTATGAAGATGAGCGAGTTTGAAGAGTGCCTAAAAAACGGCATAGAAGATATAAGCGGATATATGATCGGATATGACGGGATCGTTTTTGCTATGGGTAAGCAAAACGGCGAACTAAATCTAAGCAAAGAGCAAATTTTCTTAGCGCTTGCAAAAGAGGTTCCAATTGATGGCAAATTAGTAGCAAATCCGTATAAAAAATGGAGCGATATAGATAGCTCTCTTAGCTCTAAACCTATCGTTATATACGGACCTCCGACAACTTCGGGAACTAGAGATAGCTTTGAAGAGCAACTCATGCAAAAAGCCTCAAAAAGCTTTAAAGAGTATGGTGATAAGTCAGGAAAATACAGCCAAATTAGAGACGATGGAGTCTATATCCCATCAGGCGAAAACGACAACCTAATCATCGCAAAACTAGCCCAAAATAAAAACGCATTTGGAATTTTCGGATACGGCTTTTTAGCAGAAAACAAAGACAAAGTCGCAGCCGTAAAGATAGACGGCGTAGCACCGAATGAAAATAGCGTTAGCGACGGTAGCTACAAGCTTGCAAGAAGTCTTTATTTCTACGTTAAAAACCAAAACAGAGCAAAAAACAAAGAGATAAATGATTTTATAGATATGTTTATAAGCGAAGAGATGATAGGAGATGAAGGAGTGCTAAAAACAATCGGATTAATCCCTGCGGATAGCCAAACTTTTACAAAAATGAAACGAAACGCAAAAGAGCCTATTAGACTTACTAAAGAGATGATAAAAAGCGGTAAAGTTATAAAATAA